In Candidatus Deferrimicrobium sp., the following are encoded in one genomic region:
- a CDS encoding quinol:electron acceptor oxidoreductase subunit ActD → HLRGLVQEGVPGERIRVITPFGVPEVEEILPGVRSKVRFFALVGAASGTAAGFAFTILTSLSWPLIVGGKPIVSIPPFIIIAFALTILFGALSAFAGFLLLSRLPSLRGIRSGEEHGNTFVILVEDGERK, encoded by the coding sequence GCATCTGCGGGGGCTGGTTCAGGAAGGCGTTCCGGGGGAGAGGATTCGGGTGATCACGCCGTTCGGCGTCCCCGAGGTGGAGGAGATCCTCCCCGGCGTGCGGTCGAAGGTCCGCTTCTTCGCGCTCGTGGGGGCGGCGTCCGGCACGGCCGCTGGGTTCGCCTTCACCATCCTTACCTCCCTCAGTTGGCCGCTCATCGTGGGAGGAAAGCCGATCGTCTCCATCCCGCCATTCATCATCATCGCGTTCGCCCTCACTATCCTGTTCGGCGCCCTGTCCGCGTTCGCGGGGTTCCTCCTCCTGTCCCGGCTGCCGAGCCTGCGGGGGATCCGATCGGGGGAGGAGCACGGAAACACGTT